From the genome of Streptomyces sp. NBC_01304:
GGGGAGCGCCTTCAGCGACGCGGCGGTCTGGCGGTAGGCCTTCGCCATCCGGCCCGCCCAGGCCTTCGACGCGGGCAGGTCGTCGCCGGGCTCGCCCTCCGGATACGTCAGGTCGGCCTCGTAGGCCGGCTTGGTCGCCGCCAGGAAGATGAACTGGTCCGGTTCCAGGGTGGTGGAGTCCGTACGGATCGAGGCGTCGCGCTTGCCCTCGGACGGGCCGGCCCAGCAGGTGACCGTGCGCTCGCCGGTGGGCCAGGAGGAGCGGTCGGGGTAGTAGAAGTACGTCTGGAGGTCGCCGACCGCGTCGGGGTCGAGGGCGTACTCCGGGAGCAGCTTCGCGCAGCGGGGGCGGGCCTGTTCGGCGATCTTGGCGTGGCCGGGGTACTTGTCGCCGGTCAGCTTGAAGCTGCCGTAGGCCTCGCCCTTGTGGGGCTGCTCACAGGGCGTCATCTCGACGCTGGTGTCCGCGAGGGTGCTGCCCTAATTCTCGGCCGTGAGCTCCTCGCCCGGGTTGAAGCAGTCGCCCGTCTTGATCTCGTAGATCGAGGTACGGGTCGGCTCGGTGACCCGGCCCGAGCCCTTGTCGCGCTCCGGCGTGCCGAAGGTGGAGAGGGCGAACGTCCCGGTCAGCAGCAGCACGAGCGAGAGCAGCAGCGAGGCACCGGAGACCGTGACGCCCGCGACCGCCAGGCCCTTGCCGCGCTCACCGCGCCTGGATATCTGCACCAGCGCGACGATGCCGAGGATCAGGGCGAGCGGCGCGACGCAGATCAGCGAGAGCACGAACGCGGCGATCGCGAGCCCGTTCATCGGGGGCCGCTGCTGCGGCATGCCTGCCGCAGGCGGGGGCCAGGCGGCGGGCGGGGCCTGCCAGTTGGCGGGAGGCTGGGGCCAGGCGGGGGTGCCGGGCGGGAACTGGGGCGGCGCGGCATGCTCCGCCGGAGACCGGGCCTCGGCCGGGGGCCGGGCCTCGGCCGGGGACCGGCCCGCGTCGGCGGGAACCGGCAGCTCCCCGTCGGCGAACGGCTGCTGGGACGAGGCGTGCTGCGGGGACGAGGGGTGCTGCGGCGGGGGTACGGACACGGCCTGACCTTCTCCGGGAGTATCTCCTCGCGAGGCTAGCCGCCACTTATGCGGCCTTTAGCGGGCAGAACGTCCCGATCCGGACGGGCCGTCGGACCTCAACCACCCCGGGCGCCCACCCCCTCACCCCCGCCCGGCCCCCTCGCCGTCGCGGGCCCGCCCCAACAGCAACTCCCGCTCCCGCTCATTGCGCGCAAGCCCCGCCGCCCGCTCGAACTCCGCCCGCGCCTCGTCGGGCCGCCCCAGCCTCGCCAGGAGATCGCCGCGCACGCTGGGCAGCAAGTGGTAGTCCTTCAGGGCCGGTTCGGCGGCCAGCGCGTCGACCAGGGCGAGGGCCGGCTCGGGCCCGTACGCCATCGAGACCGCGACCGCCCGGTTCAACTCGACCACCGGGGACGGGGCGCGGGCCGCGAGCAGGTCGTAGAGGGCCGCGATCCGGTGCCAGTCGGTGTCCTCGTACGCGAACGCCCGCGCATGACACCCGGCGATCGCGGCCTGCAGCAGATACGGCCCCGGGGCGCTCCCGCGCAGCGCGGCCTCGGCGGCCATCAGGGCGTCGAAGCCGCGGCGGATCAGGAGCCGGTTCCAGCGCGTCCGGTTCTGGTCCTTGAGCAGGACCGGCTCCCCGGACGGGCCGACACGGGCAACCGAACGGGACGCCTGCAGCTCCAACAGCGCCGCCAGGCCGTGCACTTCGGGCTCGCCCGGCATCAGCCCGGCGAGCACCCGGGCGAGGCGCAGCGCGTCCTCGCACAGCGCGGGCCGCAGCAGGTCGTCGCCCGCGGTGGCCGCGTACCCCTCGTTGAAGATCAGGTAGATGACTTCGAGGACCGATCCGAGGCGGGCGCCCCGCTCCGGCCCGTACGGCACCTCGAAGGCCACGCCCTCCTTGGCCAGGGCGCGCTTGGCCCGCACGATGCGCTGGGCGACCGTCGGCTCCGGGGCCAGGAAGGCGCGGGCGATCTCGGGCGTGGTCAGGCCGCCGAGCAGCTTGAGGGTGAGGGCGATCCGGGCCTCGGCGGAGAGCACCGGGTGGCAGGCCGTGAAGACGAGCCGCAGCAGGTCGTCGTCGATGTCGTCGGGGTCCGCGGGCTCGGGCGGCGGCGCGGAGGTCTCCAGGGTGCGGCCCACCTCCGCCAGCTTGGCGGCATAGCGCTCCCGGCGACGTACGAGATCGATCGCACGGTGCTTGGCCGTGGCCATGAGCCAGGCGCCCGGCTTGTCCGGGACACCCGACTCCGGCCACTGTTCCAGGGCGGCGACCAGCGCGTCCTGCGCGATCTCCTCCGCTATGCCGACGTCGCGGACCACGCGGGCGACGCCGGCGATGATGCGGGGCGCCTCGATCCGGAAGACCGCCTCGATGGCGTCCTTCGCGGACGCCGGGGCGTCCGGCTCCGAGCGGGTGTCGTCACGTTCATCCGTCACGGCCACCCATCAAAGCACCCGCATCCACGTACGCGTACGCGAGCGGGCCGGCTCAGCCCATCTCTTCGATCTCGCGGACCTCGGCCGTGATGTTCCAGTACGCCTCGTGGGTCTGCAGGAAGCGCTTGGTCCACTCGACCGCCTCGGCCTTGTCCTTGCACTGCGTGAGCGAGTAACCGCCGATGACCTCCTTGGACTCGGTGAACGGCCCGTCGGTGACGGACAGTTCGCCACCGGACCAGGTCACCCGGGTGCCCTCGGCGGTCGGCTTGAGCCCGGCGGTGTCGAGCATGACCCCGGCCTTGGTGATCTCCTCGAGCAGGGTGCCCATGCGCTCGATCAGCTCGGGGCTCGGGCCCTCGGCGGGGGCGTCCTTCTCGCTGATCCGGATCATGGTCAGAAAGCGCGGCATGGTGACTCCTCAGATTCCTCAGGTGTGGCGGCGGGGACTTCGCCCTGCCCGGCGGGGGTCTCTCCCCTGCCTCTCACCCTTGCGTCGAACGGGAGACGCCCGGATCGACACCACCGCCGAAGTTCTTCGAGATTTTTTCCGGGGAACTGAAATCAGGCCATGGCATGTCCCTGCAAACGACGAGGAAACAGCGGACACGGGGGCACGGATGGTCATGCTGAACCAAGGCGATCGGGGCATCGGAAGGGCGGTCCCGACCCGCCCACGGGCGCGATCCGACGCCGCATATCTCCGCGTCGGCGCGGCCGTCGTGCTGTACGCGATCTCGGCCGCGTGCTGGATCGGGTACGAGCTGAGCGAGTCCGGCGCCGTCTCCGGCAGCTTCTTCAAGGCGCTCTACGACCCGCGCACCGAGGTCACCCCCTGGGCGCAGACCGCGTCGGACTGGGCCCTGATCGCGGCCGCGCTCGTGTTCGGCGGCCTCGCGCTGGCGCGGCGGCAGGTGGCACGCGGGGCGCTGATGCTGCTCGCGGTGCTGCTGATCGGGCTCTCGCTGCGCGAGCTGGTGGGGCTCGCTCTCTCCCCGGAGTACCGGCAGGTCCTGGAGAACATCGGTTACGGCCGGCTCCTCGTCGCCTTCCGGGTGGCGGGCCTGGTCGTGGGCGTGGCCGCCCTGGTCGAGATGGCCCGTGCCGGACGACGCAGCGCGCCCCGGCACCTCAGCCTGGTCCCGCTCGGGGCGGCCGGCGCACCCGGCTTCGGCCCGCCCCGGTTGCCGGGCTCGCGGGTCCGCCCGCGCTCGGCGGTGGCCGGCAGCTGCTTCCTGGCGATCGGCGCGGTACTGCTCGGCTGGCTCGTCCACGCGCTGGCGCAGGACAACGGCTATCTCGTGCCCGGCCATCCGGACGCCGGGGTACCGGGCTTCTTCCGGGACGCGTTCGACGCCTCGTACGCGACGACGATCCCGAACTCCTACTACACGCTGGCCTTCGCGCTGGCCCCCGTGCTGATCGGGATCGCCCTGTTCAGGGGAGCACCGGCGGCGCGCGGCGCGGGGCTCGCGCTGTCCGCGATCACGCTGTACGTGGACGCGCGCACCAGCTACGGCTACTTCGCGCAGGACCGCTTCGACCTGTACTTCGACTCGACGCTCAGCACGCTGTCGGTGCTGTCCACGTTCCTGACGACCCTGCTCGCGCTGGCGGCCCTGGCGGTCCTGGTGCCGGCCCGCGAGGAGTAGGGGCCCGCCGGAAAAACCTCGGCGCCCCTCGGTCCTCAGCCCTCAATCCTCACCCAGCGACTCGAACCGCCACCGGTGCACCGCCCGGGTCACCAACTCCCCTGCGGGCTCCGGCAGTTCGGGCAGCTCGGCGTCGAAGGCGGCGTCCCACCAGGTGATCACGAGGACCCGGTCCCCCGGCGCCCGGAAGACCTCACGCCGCAGCGGCTCGCCGCCCACCTCCCGCCCCCGCGCCCAGGCCAGCAGCTCGGCGCCCCGCCCCTCGACGGCGCGGGCCTCCCACATCAGCGCGACGGTCATGAGTACAGGTTGTCCTTCGCCACCTCGTGCACATGATCGTGCGAGTGCGAGTGCGCGTGGGCGTGGGAGCTCCCGGGCACATGCGGGTCGGTCACCGGCAAGGACGAGTCCGCCGACAGGTCCCAGTCCGAGGCGGCCCGGTTCCGCGCCACCATCTCCGCGCCGAGGGCCGCGACCATCGCGCCGTTGTCCGTGCAGAGCTTGGGACGCGGCACCCGCAGCTGGATCCCGGCCTTCTCGCACCGCTCGGCCGCCAGCGCCCTCAGCCGCGAGTTGGCCGCGACGCCACCGCCGATCATGAGGTGGTCGACGCCTTCGTCCTTGCAGGCCCGCACGGCCTTGCGGGTGAGCACGTCGACGACCGCCTCCTGGAAGGACGCCGACACATCACGTACCGGAACGTCCTCACCCGCATTGCGCTTGGCCTCGATCCAGCGGGCGACCGCCGTCTTCAGACCGGAGAAGGAGAAGTCGTACGCGGGGTCGCGCGGCCCGGTGAGCCCGCGCGGGAAGCTGATCGCGTTCGGGTCGCCCTCCTTCGCGTACCGGTCGATGACCGGGCCGCCCGGGAAGCCGAGGTTGAGCACCCGAGCGATCTTGTCGAAGGCCTCGCCCGCCGCGTCGTCGATGGTCGCGCCCATGGGACGTACATCGGAAGTGATGTCGGACGAGAGCAGCAGCGACGAGTGACCGCCGGAGACCAGGAGCGCCATCGTCGGCTCGGGCAGCGGCCCGTGCTCCAGCTGGTCGACGCAGATGTGCGAGGCGAGGTGGTTCACGCCGTAGAGCGGCTTGCCGAGCGCGTACGCGTACGCCTTCGCGGCGGAGACGCCGACGAGCAGCGCGCCCGCGAGGCCGGGCCCGGCGGTCACCGAGATGCCGTCCAGGTCCTTGGGGCTGACGCCCGCTTCCTTCAGGGCCCGCTCGATGGTCGGCACCATCGCTTCGAGGTGCGCGCGCGAGGCGACCTCGGGCACCACGCCGCCGAAGCGGGCGTGCTCGTCGACGGACGAGGCGATCGCGTCCGCGAGCAGGGTGGTGCCGCGCACGATGCCGACACCGGTCTCGTCGCAGGAGGTCTCGATGCCGAGCACCAGGGGTTCGTCAGCCATCAGTTGTCATTTCCTTGTACGAGTCCTGAGTCCGCCGCCGAGTCCGTCACAACGCTCGGGTCGAGGACGAGTCGCATCACGAGGGCGTCGATGTTGCCCGGCTGGTAGTAGCCGCGCCGGAAACCGATCGGATCGAAGCCGAAACGCTCGTAGAGCTTCTGGGCACGGGTGTTGTCCACGCGGACCTCGAGCAGGACCTCGCCACACTCGAAGGCGGTGGCGTGCTTGAGCAGGTCGGTGAGGAGTTCGGAGCCGAGGCCGGTGCCCCAGTGGTCATGGGCCACGGCGATGGTCTGTACGTCACCGAGTCCCCCGGCGGCGGCCAGGCCGGCGTAGCCCACCACGCGGTCGCCCGCTTCCGGGTCGAGCGCCACGATGAAGCGGCGGCTCGCCAACGGGCCCCGGGAGTGGGCGAGTTCGGACCAGAACATGCCCCGGGACCAGGCGTCCTCGGGGAACACCTCGCGTTCGAGCGCGAGCACCGGCTCGATGTCCCACCAGCGCATCTCTCGCAGTACAGGGGTCACTTGGGGGTGACCACCTTGTAGTTCTTGGGCACCTGCGCGTCCGGGCGGCGCAGATAGAGCGGCCGCGGCGCGGGCAGTTCCTCGCCCGCCGCCAGCTTCTCGACGGTGAGCGAGGCGAGGGCGGCGGCCGACACGTGCTCGGGCCCGCGCGGGTCCGGGAACGTATCGGGATAGAGCAGCGCCCCGGCGCCGACGGCCGGCAGCCCCGCCACCACGTCGGCGATCTCGGCGGGCCGGTCCACGGCGGGCTCGCTCGAACGGGATCTCGGCCCGTCGTAACGGGCCCAATAGACCTCCTTGCGCCGGGCGTCCGTCGCCACGACGAAGGGGCCGTCGACGTCGGCGGCGTACGCCAGGGCGTCGAGCGTGCACAGGCCGTACACCGGGATGCCGAGCGCGGAGCCGAAGGTCTCGGCCGTCATCAGACCGACGCGCAGACCGGTGTAGGGGCCGGGGCCCACGCCCGTCACGACCGCGGTGACGGCGTCGATCTTCCGGCCCGCCTCGGCGAGCACCCGGTCGACGGTCGGCAGGAGGAGCTCCCCGTGGCGTCTGGCGTCCACCTGACTCGACTCGGCGACGACGGTCTCGCCGTCGTGCAGGGCGACGGTGACGGCGGGGGTGGCGGTATCAAGAGCGAGCAAGAGCACGCAAACAGCCTACGGCGTGGGCGGGCCGCGCACGGCGCCCAGGCCACTCGTACACCTGCTGCTACCGTCGCCCTGAGAGGCACACAGTCGTACATACGATGTCTTGCGACCCGATGTGCGAACTGACTTGCGCAGACTTGCGGAACTACGGAGGGCGAGACGGTGGCACGCAGCAGCTCGGGATTCGTGGCCGGGCTCACGGCAGCGGCCCTCGCCGGTGTCTGCTTCCTCGCCTACCAGGCGCAGGCGCACGCCCCGGACTCGCTGGCCAAGCCCGGCAAGGACGACACGGCGACCACCCCGCGCTCCCCGAAGGAGAAGGCCGACCCGACGGCGCTGCCCGCGAAATCCGGCCAGGGCGAGCGGGTCGTCTACGAGCTGAGCTCGGACCGGGTCTGGCTGGTCGGCGAGAACGGCAAGGCGCAGCGCACCTACAAGGTCACGCCGAGCACGGTCGATCCGCTGCCGGGCACCTACAAGGTCGGCTCGCGGTCCGGTCCGGCGATCGTCGGGTCCGACGGGGTGCGGATCGAGCACGTGGTGCGCTTCACCAGCGTCGACAGCGTCGCGATCGGGTTCAGCGCGGCGGTGGACGGCTCCACGCCGGAGCCCGACCCGGACCGCAAGACGGGCGGCATCCGGTCGAGCCGGCCCGACGGCGACGCGATGTGGGAGTTCGCGACGGTCGGCAGGAAGATCGTCGTCCTTCCGTAGGCCGCACGGTGGTGGACGGCCCCAGCGTTGCCGCACGGCCGGTGGACGACCCCAGCGTCTACGCGGCGTCGCGTCGCCCGTCCTCGTCCTCCGCCGGAGGTTCCGTCAGCCGCTCCGGCGGCCGGGGCGGAGTCGACACCGCGCTCGCCGCCGAACACGACGCAAGCAGCTCGCTCATGGACAGGGCAGGGGGCTTGGGGTCGCGTTCGGGCGCCGACATGGTGCCTCCCGGGGGCTCCGCGTACATGCGTAGTTAGGTAGACCTAACCAGGCTCCGGTACCCATGGGAACACGCCCGGCACCGGGCACGCAATATTTTACCGACGCCCTGTCGGAACATGGGGCGAAGCTACGAACGCGAAGCCACGAATCCGAGCCGACCCGAGCTACGCACTCCTGCCGACCCGAGCCCCGAACCACGAACCCGAGCTACGAACCGAGCCCCGCAAGCCCGGCCGCGGCCCAGCGCTCCCCGATCCCGACCAGCGACACCTGACGTACGTCGTCATCGGTATCCCCGGTGGCCCGCTCGATCAGCACGTGCAGCCGGTCGTCCGAGAGCTCCTCGACCTTGCCGTCGCCCCACTCCACGACGATCACCGAATCGGGCAGCGAGACATCGAGGTCCAGGTCCTCCATCTCGTCGAGCCCGCCGCCCAGGCGGTACGCGTCCACGTGGACCAGCGGCGGACCGTCGACGAGCGAGGGGTGGACCCGGGCGATGACGAACGTCGGCGAGGTGACGGCGCCGCGTACGCCGAGGCCCGCGCCGAGCCCCCGGGTCAGCGTCGTCTTGCCCGCGCCGAGCTCGCCGGTGAGCATCACCAGGTCGCCGGGGCGCAGGAGTTTGGCCAGAGAGAGCCCCAACTCGCGCATCTCCTCGGGGGAGTTGACGGTGAGGCGGACGGTGACTTCGGCAGCGGCGTCAGCGGTTGCCGGGCTGTGCGGTGCTTCCATGAGCACCCACGTTAGCCGCTACCGGCACCGCGCCCGCACGCGCGAGGAGGTCCGCGAGGCGGTCCATGACGGCCTCCGGGTGCTCCAGCATCACCAGGTGCCCGGCGTCCGGGACGATGACCAGCTCCGCGTCGGGCAAGTGGTCCGCGATGGCCTCGCTGTGGTCGCTGGGCGTCACCATGTCCTGGTCCCCCGCGAGCACGAGCACGGGCAGCCCGGCGAAGTGCGCCAACGCCTCGGCCTTGTCGTGCTCGGCGAAGGCCGGGTAGAACTCCGCGACCACGTCGATGGGCGTGCCCTCGATCAACCGCTCGGCGAACCGTGCGATCGCCGGGTCCACGTCCCTCGACGCGAACGAGTAGCGCTTGATGATCCCCGCGAACAGGTCGGCCGTGGCCCGCCGCCCGCGTTCCACCAGCTCGGCCCGCGAGCCGAGCGCCTTCAGCACGCCGGGCAGTACGCGCCGCACGGCGTTCATCCCGGCGACGGGCAGGCCGTAGTTGACCTCGCCGAGCTTCCCCGAGGACGTACCGACGAGGGCGACGCCGACGACGCGCTCGCGGATCAGTTCGGGGAACTGGTCGGCGAGCGCCATCACCGTCATGCCGCCCATGGAGTGGCCGACCAGGACCAGCGGGCCCTCGGGGGCCGCCGCGTCGATGACGGCCTTGAGGTCCCGGCCGAGCTGGTCGATGGAGACCGGCACGCCGTCCGCGAGCTGGGCCCTGCCCCGGTCGGAGCGGCCGTGGCTGCGCTGGTCCCAGTAGACGGTGCGCACGACGCCGCGCAGGGCGGCCCGCTGGAAGTGCCAGGAGTCCTGGCTGAGGCAGTAGCCGTGGCTGAAGACGACCGTGACCGGGGCCGGGGCCTTGCGCCCGAAGAGGCGCCG
Proteins encoded in this window:
- the tsaB gene encoding tRNA (adenosine(37)-N6)-threonylcarbamoyltransferase complex dimerization subunit type 1 TsaB, with protein sequence MLLLALDTATPAVTVALHDGETVVAESSQVDARRHGELLLPTVDRVLAEAGRKIDAVTAVVTGVGPGPYTGLRVGLMTAETFGSALGIPVYGLCTLDALAYAADVDGPFVVATDARRKEVYWARYDGPRSRSSEPAVDRPAEIADVVAGLPAVGAGALLYPDTFPDPRGPEHVSAAALASLTVEKLAAGEELPAPRPLYLRRPDAQVPKNYKVVTPK
- the tsaD gene encoding tRNA (adenosine(37)-N6)-threonylcarbamoyltransferase complex transferase subunit TsaD; the protein is MADEPLVLGIETSCDETGVGIVRGTTLLADAIASSVDEHARFGGVVPEVASRAHLEAMVPTIERALKEAGVSPKDLDGISVTAGPGLAGALLVGVSAAKAYAYALGKPLYGVNHLASHICVDQLEHGPLPEPTMALLVSGGHSSLLLSSDITSDVRPMGATIDDAAGEAFDKIARVLNLGFPGGPVIDRYAKEGDPNAISFPRGLTGPRDPAYDFSFSGLKTAVARWIEAKRNAGEDVPVRDVSASFQEAVVDVLTRKAVRACKDEGVDHLMIGGGVAANSRLRALAAERCEKAGIQLRVPRPKLCTDNGAMVAALGAEMVARNRAASDWDLSADSSLPVTDPHVPGSSHAHAHSHSHDHVHEVAKDNLYS
- a CDS encoding RNA polymerase sigma factor, which codes for MEAVFRIEAPRIIAGVARVVRDVGIAEEIAQDALVAALEQWPESGVPDKPGAWLMATAKHRAIDLVRRRERYAAKLAEVGRTLETSAPPPEPADPDDIDDDLLRLVFTACHPVLSAEARIALTLKLLGGLTTPEIARAFLAPEPTVAQRIVRAKRALAKEGVAFEVPYGPERGARLGSVLEVIYLIFNEGYAATAGDDLLRPALCEDALRLARVLAGLMPGEPEVHGLAALLELQASRSVARVGPSGEPVLLKDQNRTRWNRLLIRRGFDALMAAEAALRGSAPGPYLLQAAIAGCHARAFAYEDTDWHRIAALYDLLAARAPSPVVELNRAVAVSMAYGPEPALALVDALAAEPALKDYHLLPSVRGDLLARLGRPDEARAEFERAAGLARNERERELLLGRARDGEGAGRG
- the rimI gene encoding ribosomal protein S18-alanine N-acetyltransferase, whose translation is MRWWDIEPVLALEREVFPEDAWSRGMFWSELAHSRGPLASRRFIVALDPEAGDRVVGYAGLAAAGGLGDVQTIAVAHDHWGTGLGSELLTDLLKHATAFECGEVLLEVRVDNTRAQKLYERFGFDPIGFRRGYYQPGNIDALVMRLVLDPSVVTDSAADSGLVQGNDN
- the tsaE gene encoding tRNA (adenosine(37)-N6)-threonylcarbamoyltransferase complex ATPase subunit type 1 TsaE — its product is MEAPHSPATADAAAEVTVRLTVNSPEEMRELGLSLAKLLRPGDLVMLTGELGAGKTTLTRGLGAGLGVRGAVTSPTFVIARVHPSLVDGPPLVHVDAYRLGGGLDEMEDLDLDVSLPDSVIVVEWGDGKVEELSDDRLHVLIERATGDTDDDVRQVSLVGIGERWAAAGLAGLGS
- a CDS encoding DUF4190 domain-containing protein — encoded protein: MSVPPPQHPSSPQHASSQQPFADGELPVPADAGRSPAEARPPAEARSPAEHAAPPQFPPGTPAWPQPPANWQAPPAAWPPPAAGMPQQRPPMNGLAIAAFVLSLICVAPLALILGIVALVQISRRGERGKGLAVAGVTVSGASLLLSLVLLLTGTFALSTFGTPERDKGSGRVTEPTRTSIYEIKTGDCFNPGEELTAEN
- a CDS encoding septum formation family protein, which codes for MTPCEQPHKGEAYGSFKLTGDKYPGHAKIAEQARPRCAKLLPEYALDPDAVGDLQTYFYYPDRSSWPTGERTVTCWAGPSEGKRDASIRTDSTTLEPDQFIFLAATKPAYEADLTYPEGEPGDDLPASKAWAGRMAKAYRQTAASLKALPLPPKAAKELPALIEWYENAIPDWRAAAAAKDVDTFYGYVEEVVDNEAGDFDELNAKVRAALELPEAAGSGSSV
- a CDS encoding YciI family protein, yielding MPRFLTMIRISEKDAPAEGPSPELIERMGTLLEEITKAGVMLDTAGLKPTAEGTRVTWSGGELSVTDGPFTESKEVIGGYSLTQCKDKAEAVEWTKRFLQTHEAYWNITAEVREIEEMG
- a CDS encoding alpha/beta fold hydrolase, whose amino-acid sequence is MSETSTGGAVTAAAANWRRAGVAGAAIGVVAAGAAAGVAIERLTVGRGMRKKARLALDSAGPYGSLRGMPGKAQAEDGTELYYEVDEAEPSSAVGPKRRRLFGRKAPAPVTVVFSHGYCLSQDSWHFQRAALRGVVRTVYWDQRSHGRSDRGRAQLADGVPVSIDQLGRDLKAVIDAAAPEGPLVLVGHSMGGMTVMALADQFPELIRERVVGVALVGTSSGKLGEVNYGLPVAGMNAVRRVLPGVLKALGSRAELVERGRRATADLFAGIIKRYSFASRDVDPAIARFAERLIEGTPIDVVAEFYPAFAEHDKAEALAHFAGLPVLVLAGDQDMVTPSDHSEAIADHLPDAELVIVPDAGHLVMLEHPEAVMDRLADLLARAGAVPVAANVGAHGSTAQPGNR